A stretch of the Arachis stenosperma cultivar V10309 chromosome 6, arast.V10309.gnm1.PFL2, whole genome shotgun sequence genome encodes the following:
- the LOC130934427 gene encoding uncharacterized protein LOC130934427, whose product MDFETMEHFKAAVQKYNIQIGRHVFYLRNEKKRTNYPASFQIKIFVDEHTCLRSNKSKSVTCAWVAEELVPKLRIHSNMLHTEAQEWFKVEYDISVNERIMYRALDKAKDVIEGTEKDQYLRLRDYLNEIMKANLGSRANMRTTPQPEGLSRFRNLYICLAACKNGFKAGCRPFIVLDETFLKETRKNWRFFLEELHTDIGDYNENAWGLILALQDVMPGVKHRFCCMHMWRNLNKRWKDKELKGVFWQCAKATTDQEFNDAMANVKRINKQAWEYLDKFEQE is encoded by the exons ATGGACTTTGAGACCATGGAACACTTTAAAGCAGCAGTGCAGAAGTACAACATACAAATTGGGAGACATGTATTCTATCTTAGGAATGAGAAGAAGAG GACCAACTATCCAGCCTCGTTTCAGATTAAGATATTTGTGGACGAGCATACGTGTCTGAGAAGCAACAAGAGTAAGTCAGTCACATGTGCTTGGGTTGCTGAAGAGCTGGTGCCGAAACTCAGAATCCATTCCAACATGTTACATACGGAGGCACAGGAGTGGTTTAAGGTGGAGTATGATATTTCGGTTAATGAAAGGATAATGTATAGGGCTTTGGACAAGGCCAAAGATGTTATTGAAGGAACGGAGAAGGATCAATACCTAAGGCTTAGAGACTATCTAAACGAAATAATGAAGGCTAATCTTGGGTCAAGAGCCAACATGAGAACTACTCCACAGCCGGAAGGGTTGTCTAGGTTTAGGAACTTGTACATTTGTTTGGCTGCTTGCAAGAATGGATTTAAAGCAGGGTGTAGGCCCTTTATAGTGTTGGATGAGACCTTTCTAAAAG AAACTCGAAAAAATTGGAGATTCTTTCTTGAGGAGTTACATACTGACATAGGGGACTACAATGAGAATGCCTGG GGATTGATACTAGCGTTACAGGACGTAATGCCGGGTGTCAAGCACAGATTTTGTTGTATGCATATGTGGAGAAACCTAAACAAGAGATGGAAGGATAAAGAACTTAAGGGAGTATTCTGGCAATGTGCAAAAGCAACTACTGATCAAGAGTTCAATGATGCAATGGCTAATGTGAAACGGATCAATAAACAAGCGTGGGAGTATTTGGACAAATTTGAGCAAGAATAG